From Miscanthus floridulus cultivar M001 chromosome 15, ASM1932011v1, whole genome shotgun sequence, the proteins below share one genomic window:
- the LOC136506642 gene encoding uncharacterized protein: protein MGMLMMNNGGSGTSSSSCIQPSPQVLASLPLLVYEYEDHPDATTAPTAMLMYSLSERSIVYTHGSRPQMMDGNFCFSTPQGWLLILGQVSEASLWHPLTGETITLPPIHDDHYIPVNCKCLLTHNSAAHPDCAVVLLDVTDPLMWFCRVNGGTDRRWGQHTYDIGDHDLPEEFRTPSTPTKNVIEDVAALRGKLHFNFTKSDQDKMGIIDLDFPSDHGHPPAAEFHEFDVSELPEGMCSGSIYLVESMDELFAVCICCVDFDPSNIGAALIYRVDSSGEKPVAWHRVDDIGDRAFLLTDMNMATWCFASTNNLKGNTLYFLKELVAGNRDLCIYDIQEQTMEIVQVHDQEDLEIVRTQPYWINVPPC from the exons ATGGGCATGTTGATGATGAATAATGGCGGTAGCGGGACTAGCAGTAGCAGCTGCATCCAGCCATCGCCGCAGGTCCTTGCCTCCCTGCCCTTGCTCGTCTACGAATACGAGGATCATCCCGATGCAACGACAGCGCCCACTGCT ATGCTCATGTATAGCCTGTCCGAGCGGAGCATCGTCTACACGCACGGCAGTAGGCCTCAGATGATGGATGGTAACTTCTGCTTCAGCACGCCTCAAGGATGGCTGCTCATCCTTGGACAAGTGTCGGAGGCCTCGCTGTGGCATCCGCTCACCGGAGAGACCATCACCCTCCCACCCATACACGACGACCACTACATCCCCGTCAACTGCAAGTGCCTGCTCACCCACAACTCCGCCGCCCACCCAGACTGTGCCGTTGTGCTTCTCGACGTCACCGATCCTCTCATGTGGTTCTGCCGGGTCAATGGCGGGACTGACCGGAGGTGGGGGCAGCACACCTATGACATTGGCGACCACGACCTCCCTGAGGAGTTCCGCACCCCCTCTACGCCCACCAAGAATGTCATCGAGGACGTCGCCGCGCTGAGAGGGAAGCTGCATTTCAACTTCACGAAATCAGACCAAGACAAGATGGGCATCATTGACTTGGATTTCCCGTCTGATCATGGACACCCTCCTGCCGCAGAGTTCCACGAGTTTGATGTCTCCGAGCTCCCCGAGGGCATGTGCTCTGGTTCCATCTACTTGGTAGAGTCCATGGATGAGCTCTTTGCTGTTTGTATCTGCTGTGTGGATTTTGATCCCAGCAACATTGGCGCCGCTCTTATCTACAGGGTGGACTcgtctggtgagaaacccgtagCCTGGCACCGGGTGGATGATATTGGGGACAGGGCTTTTCTTTTGACGGACATGAACATGGCAACTTGGTGCTTTGCAAGCACCAATAACCTTAAAGGGAACACCCTCTACTTTCTCAAGGAATTAGTGGCTGGCAACAGGGATCTATGCATCTATGATATTCAGGAGCAAACCATGGAGATTGTCCAGGTTCACGACCAAGAAGATTTGGAGATCGTGCGCACGCAGCCATACTGGATTAATGTACCTCCGTGCTAG